The Nicotiana sylvestris chromosome 6, ASM39365v2, whole genome shotgun sequence genomic sequence atcacacaaatactctggcccctttttgacttgtttagcaccacaaattccaaaagtcttcgttttttcttaaactccgtgtccagtcaaacaagttcacataaattggaatggagggagtatatatatatatatatagggagaGAGTCTGAGCACTAACTATGTCGTTTAGGAAAACGTGCGTTATTTTCATGCACGTCACCACGtagtttaagaagaaaaaaaaatgcatGCACGTAAATATGCAGAAAATTCCGAATTTTGGGCATAGAGATCCGGCAAGAGGCAAGATTCAGGTTAACATGACAACCACTATTTCCCTCTTTCCGTTTCATCTCCTTCTCTTTCATTCATTAGCAAAACTCTCCATTTTTGGTTGCTCTGGAAGAGGCTCTCCCCTGCCCGGGCCACCCAGGGTTCAGGTTATTTGGCGATTCATTGTTCTTTCCCTGAGAATCCATGAAAACTACTCGTGAACCTTCAGCTTCTCCATGGTATCTTCTATATTCGATTTTAATTTCCCATCTTACCATTTTTGTTAATTTTCATTATACACTTTATGAATCTCCCTTTTATTGGTTATACCATATTCAGGCAGTTAGGCAGCTGCtgcctctttttcattttttggttgGGGTGGGGGTTCGGGAAATGTTGTAGGTGTAGCTAATTTGTAATATTAACCAGATGGTTAGCTAATATATGCGTAATGTGTTTCTAATCCAGACATAATGTGTTTCTAATCCAGACATACATCTGTGTCATTGTCATGCAATGAAATATGTACAAGAATGGTGGATAATATAGATACAAACCTATTAGTATAATAAGAACTATTTTGGGTATATAAATGGAAATGCTCTTTGCTGTATGTGTGGACAACAATGACATTTCAAGCCACTGTTGTCTTTAAAACTTGGGATCTTTGAGTAGTTTTCCTAAGAGGACTGCAGATCGTCGAAGTCGAAAAGACATATGTAAGAGAATGGTAGCTGAGATAAGTTGAGGGCCGGAGATACGAATGAAAAATGgaggaagaatccatttgctcgGTGTTTCGAGAATCGCCTAATACAATGTGTTTGATTAAATGACTCATCGAAATAACTGATAGTTCTAATTGTGTTAACAGTGAGATTCCCTGCAATGTCAGTGAAGGAATCCCAGAGAAGGGGCTTCCGAAGATGGGGCAGAATAAGCTGCTTTTTTGTGCTTCCATTTCTATCTCTGCTGAAGGTAAAATTTCTTTAGGTGGATGCTTTCTTTTACCTTTGTAAAATTTCTTGCTCCTATTACTTCTCTACAGCTAATTTCTTTTACCTTTGTAATATGTGACATTTCATCATGTTATGCTAGAATTGCGGTGTCTCACTATGGCGGAAGGAAAAGTAGACAAGGATTCAACTGGAGAAGTTTTGGACAAGGTTCAATTTCGAGATGATTTATCTGGAAAAGTTATTAAAGATAATGAATATGAGGAGTCTACAAGAGATGCTTCCGAAGATGGATCAGAGTCTGAAACAACAACTTCCAAGTCCAGCACTTCAGATTCAGATGGAAAATTTCAATCTCAGTGGAAAGGATTCATTAAAAGACTAAAGATTGGGTCTTCCATACATTTGCATACTTTCCATCCTAGCATACCTTCACTGCCTTCTATTAAGATGATAGCGAAAAGGAAAAGTAAGAGTACAGAACAGAACATGCCAATGGTGCCTGCTCCTAGCCTAGATACTGATTTACGTCACTGCTTTCAAGCGCACTGGAAAAACTTCTTCCTCTCCGACCTTCAGAAAGCTACTGACAACTTTAGCCGTGGTATGATGATTAGACAATTTAATTTTATCGTAGTCCCTGCAACTAATTGATTCTTAGGCAGCCAACATGAAAGCAAATATCACTTTGAACGtcaaaaacaactcaaaattTTAACTTTCAACTGCTTTTGTGCTATGGGCTTGTTTGTATCTTCCATTTATTTAGCAAATTACCAGATTAAAAACCATATTGTGATGCTAATTATTCTTTATGTCATTCTCAAAGAAAACTTGATCGGTGAGGGAGGTTCATCCGAAGTATATAAGGGACATCTTGAAGATGGCCAACTAGTTGCAGTTAAAAGGCTGATCAGGGGAACTCAAGAGGAGATGGTAGCTGACTACTTATCTGAGCTCGGAATTCTAGTACATGTTGACCATCCAAATGTTGCTGGTGTTATTGGATATGGAGTTGAAGGAGGGATGCACCTTGTCCTTCCTCTGTCTCCACATGGGAGCTTAGCAACTCTGCTTAATGGTCTGTTCACTATATCTTCATTTGAATTTATTCCTTTTGTAGATTTTAAATCGTGAATTACTTTTCTCTATTATGCATTATTCTTTTCAGGTGAAAAGGGTAAGTTGGCTTGGTGCCATAGGTATAATATTGCTCTAGGCACTGCTGCTGGCCTTGCGTATCTCCATGAGGGCTGCCGGAGGAGAATCATCCATAGAGATATCAAGACAGCTAATGTTTTGCTGACGGAAGATTTTGAGGCTCAGGTACTTCTTTGAACCAGTGCTTATGATTTTAATAGCCATTGTATTATGTTTTAAAATTGCTTTGCTGTCTTGTATTTGAGTACCTTTCTGCGATACTTGAACGTTGTTTGTCAGAATACCTTCATCATTCTGTACTTGTCCCAAACATGAAGTTTTCTTCGAAGTGACAGAACACAAGAATATTTATTGCCTTAGGGATAAAAATGCATTGGGGTTTGTTTCTGTTCTATTTATGCGCTACTTAAGCTGCACTCTTCCAGTCAGGAAATCCATAGTCCATGAACTTCTAATAGAACTAATATAACCTATaggggttttattttattttatttttttcaatttgcaGCATTTTGATGCTCAGCTTTTGGTTTTCTGCAGATATCTGATTTTGGACTTGCAAAATGGCTCCCTGATCAGTGGACACACCTCACTGTATCTCAGTTTGAAGGCACATTCGGGTTTGTGGAGACATAATCTCAACCAACAAAACATATATGCTATAATAATCTCCCATAGGTGACATATCATTTTAAATGCCATGACAGATATCTCCCTCCTGAGTTCTTCATGCATGGTATTGTGGATGAAAAAACAGATGTTTATGCCTTTGGCGTTTTATTATTGGAGCTCATTTCTGGACGTCCAGCTTTGGATGAATCTCGCAATAGTGTTGTGATGTGGGTATGCAATCATCTCAACTCTATATTCTTCAGTTAGTAGGGAACAAATGTAGTAGATTAAGACTGCCACTTCTTCTGGCAACGGATCATGTTTCAACCGTAATTGAAACTTACTATGATCACCATGTTGCAGGCCAAACCATTGCTCCTTAGTAAGAACCACAGCGGGTTAGTTGATCCATCACTTGGTGATGCCTATGACTCGGAACAGATGAATCGTATGGTTATGGTTGCCTCATTATGCATACAGCAAAATTCGACAGATCGGCCTCATATGAGCCAGGCATGTAATTTGAATTTTTAGGGAGCACATTACTAGTATGAATAATAATAACAGAATGCGGATGGTAGCCTTTTGAaagtaaagattgggtttttCCTCAGATTGTCCAGTCTTCTAGTATCTAAGTTTTTTATGTTCTCTTAATTATAGGAGTATAAAGATACTCCTGAAGGGATAGTCAGTATTTTACAGGAAAGAAAGTTTATTTCTACTCTGGATAGTTCTAAAATTTTGCAGTGATCCAGAAAACTTTACTGGCAGAGGCAGAACCTCTCATCTGTTTCAATTCAAAGCCATtataggtaaaaaaaaaaaagaaaggaaaaagacagTTCCTTGATCCTGTTCTTACCCTAGGCTAAATACAAATCTGATGTGAA encodes the following:
- the LOC104213228 gene encoding receptor-like cytosolic serine/threonine-protein kinase RBK2 isoform X1, with product MKTTREPSASPCEIPCNVSEGIPEKGLPKMGQNKLLFCASISISAEELRCLTMAEGKVDKDSTGEVLDKVQFRDDLSGKVIKDNEYEESTRDASEDGSESETTTSKSSTSDSDGKFQSQWKGFIKRLKIGSSIHLHTFHPSIPSLPSIKMIAKRKSKSTEQNMPMVPAPSLDTDLRHCFQAHWKNFFLSDLQKATDNFSRENLIGEGGSSEVYKGHLEDGQLVAVKRLIRGTQEEMVADYLSELGILVHVDHPNVAGVIGYGVEGGMHLVLPLSPHGSLATLLNGEKGKLAWCHRYNIALGTAAGLAYLHEGCRRRIIHRDIKTANVLLTEDFEAQISDFGLAKWLPDQWTHLTVSQFEGTFGYLPPEFFMHGIVDEKTDVYAFGVLLLELISGRPALDESRNSVVMWAKPLLLSKNHSGLVDPSLGDAYDSEQMNRMVMVASLCIQQNSTDRPHMSQVQEMLKGGGGILQRMKTFQNASRQEDISHRLNLLLESSSPKCKDNPNQQNQAV
- the LOC104213228 gene encoding receptor-like cytosolic serine/threonine-protein kinase RBK2 isoform X2, producing the protein MGQNKLLFCASISISAEELRCLTMAEGKVDKDSTGEVLDKVQFRDDLSGKVIKDNEYEESTRDASEDGSESETTTSKSSTSDSDGKFQSQWKGFIKRLKIGSSIHLHTFHPSIPSLPSIKMIAKRKSKSTEQNMPMVPAPSLDTDLRHCFQAHWKNFFLSDLQKATDNFSRENLIGEGGSSEVYKGHLEDGQLVAVKRLIRGTQEEMVADYLSELGILVHVDHPNVAGVIGYGVEGGMHLVLPLSPHGSLATLLNGEKGKLAWCHRYNIALGTAAGLAYLHEGCRRRIIHRDIKTANVLLTEDFEAQISDFGLAKWLPDQWTHLTVSQFEGTFGYLPPEFFMHGIVDEKTDVYAFGVLLLELISGRPALDESRNSVVMWAKPLLLSKNHSGLVDPSLGDAYDSEQMNRMVMVASLCIQQNSTDRPHMSQVQEMLKGGGGILQRMKTFQNASRQEDISHRLNLLLESSSPKCKDNPNQQNQAV